One genomic segment of Capricornis sumatraensis isolate serow.1 chromosome X, serow.2, whole genome shotgun sequence includes these proteins:
- the LOC138071073 gene encoding nuclear RNA export factor 2-like, translated as MVMRNVREGPKERHSPYSFQSNRRVRWHREGNIHVTVWGNGKPVMREMRENPQDGGQGSWFQVTIPHGIKYDKIWLMNSIQSLCSVYFTPVDFHYVKNGARFFVQKASTASALMDVSYKIYDEKNRKIPIFVNPSAVPYSVRNKLGPEKMEKLKLAFNKRFDVSQQSLDLQKLRFDPNLVGHDIEMILNRRNCMAAALQIIRKNFPELLCLNLSCNKLYHLDGLSDIVHMVPTIKILDLSKNELNSMLELNKMKGLKLEELWLQGNPLCDSFPDQSTYLSAIIECFPKLLRLDGQELPSPVIASHTPCATKPSKETCKESDTLKNMILQFLKQYYLIYDSGNRSGLLSAYHHKACFSLTIPFHSEDLALSSLCAYFKNSRNMKKVKDPNLRVQLLKHTNSDIVRALCVLPQTQHDFSSFLVDMWFQTGTLLCFSVNGVFKEVEGGSQDCVRAFTRTFIITPASSSSLCIVNDELFLMEASPKNTQSALSVPVPTPSTSSVATLSEEQQQMVQAFSTQSGMNCQWSQKCLQDNEWNYTRAGQVFCMFKTEGKIPEEAFKEIP; from the exons ATGGTGATGAGGAATGTCCGTGAGGGCCCTAAAGAAAGACA CTCTCCCTATTCCTTCCAAAGCAACAGGAGAGTGAGatggcacagagaaggcaatatCCATGTTACTGTGTGGGGAAATGGAAAACCTGTGATGAGAGAAATGAGGGAGAACCCACAAGATGGTGGCCAAGGGAGCTGGTTTCAGGTCACA ATTCCTCATGGGATAAAGTATGACAAGATATGGCTAATGAACTCAATCCAGAGCCTTTGCAGTGTCTACTTTACTCCAGTGGAT TTCCACTATGTGAAAAATGGGGCTCGATTCTTTGTCCAGAAAGCTAGCACTGCCTCTGCCTTGATGGATGTCAGCTACAAGATCTATGATGAGAAGAACCGAAAG ATACCTATCTTTGTCAACCCCTCTGCTGTTCCCTACTCTGTGCGTAATAAGTTGGGACCAGAAAAAATGGAGAAGCTAAAG cTGGCGTTTAACAAACGATTtgatgtctcccagcaatctcttGACCTCCAGAAGCTCCGCTTTGACCCAA ACTTGGTGGGCCATGATATTGAGATGATTCTGAATCGAAGAAACTGCATGGCTGCTGCCCTGCAGATCATCAGGAAGAACTTCCCTGAG CTATTGTGCTTGAACCTGAGCTGCAATAAACTGTACCACCTGGACGGCCTGTCTGACATTGTGCACATGGTCCCCACGATCAAGATCCTGGACCTCTCCAAAAATGAG CTGAACTCTATGTTGGAGTTGAACAAGATGAAGGGGCTGAAGCTTGAAGAGCTGTGGCTGCAAGGGAACCCACTGTGTGACAGCTTTCCAGACCAGTCCACCTACTTAAG TGCCATCATAGAATGTTTCCCAAAGTTACTGCGCCTG GATGGCCAGGAGTTACCTTCACCAGTCATTGCCAGTCACACTCCCTGTGCAACGAAGCCCAGCAAG GAAACCTGTAAAGAATCTGACACACTGAAGAATATGATCCTTCAATTCCTGAAGCA ATATTACTTGATCTATGACTCTGGAAACCGATCTGGTCTCCTCAGTGCTTACCACCACAAGGCCTGCTTCTCCCTGACCATTCCATTCCACTCTGAGGATCTGGCCCT AAGCAGCTTATGTGCGTACTTCAAGAACAGCAGGAATATGAAGAAGGTCAAGGACCCCA ACCTGCGTGTCCAGCTGTTGAAGCACACAAATAGTGACATCGTGCGTGCCCTCTGTGTGTTGCCCCAAACTCAGCATGACTTCAGCTCCTTCCTGGTGGACATGTGGTTCCAGACA GGCACGCTGCTctgcttctctgtcaatggggtGTTCAAGGAAG TGGAAGGAGGGTCTCAGGACTGTGTGCGTGCTTTCACCCGGACCTTCATCATTACCCCTGCCAGCTCTTCAAG TCTTTGTATAGTGAATGACGAGCTGTTTCTGATGGAAGCTAGCCCTAAAAACACCCAGAGTGCACTCTCCGTCCCAGTGCCCACACCGTCCACCAGCTCTGTGGCCACTTTATCCGAGGAGCAGCAGCAAATGGTACAAGCCTTCTCCACTCAGTCTGGGATGAACTGTCAGTGGTCTCAGAA GTGCCTTCAGGACAATGAATGGAACTACACCAGAGCTGGTCAAGTCTTCTGTATGTTCAAG ACCGAGGGCAAGATCCCAGAGGAAGCCTTCAAAGAAATCCCGTAA